A part of Solenopsis invicta isolate M01_SB chromosome 2, UNIL_Sinv_3.0, whole genome shotgun sequence genomic DNA contains:
- the LOC105199041 gene encoding juvenile hormone acid O-methyltransferase, with translation MNPAKHTSLNEVQKDNVRNIINLFGEELKNICGKCMDVGCGPGDITTSILLPSLDPKAVIIGTDISTAMVKYAQKTYGDNERLEFEILDIEIESLPEKYLSKFDHIFSFHTLHWCNDARRIFQNMYCMLQPGGTILVFFGVSHATIDVIKKMTQDIRFAPYLQRKFGFPFSDSARPCEELTVLLESIGFNIKHCEIQAQDFSNINTNAFLSSIFAMFTFLDAMPPIEKKEFMDDFVREYHNKVNHGNEQHNKAETIDLHYYFIVYAQKTK, from the exons ATGAATCCAGCAAAGCACACTTCTCTTAACGAAGTGCAAAAAGACAATGtacgaaatataataaacttgTTTGGTGAAgagctaaaaaatatatgtggaaAATGTATGGATGTTGGTTGCGGCCCTGGAGACATAACAACAAGTATTCTTTTACCAAGTCTTGATCCAAAAGCTGTAATAATTG GTACAGATATTTCTACGGCCATGGTTAAATATGCGCAAAAAACATACGGTGATAACGAACGTCTCGAATTCGAAATATTGGATATTGAAATTGAAAGTTTACCtgaaaaatatctttctaaGTTTGATCACATCTTTTCATTTCACACCTTGCACTGGTGCAATGACGCTAG gagaatatttcaaaatatgtatTGCATGCTTCAACCTGGTGGAACTATCCTTGTATTTTTTGGAGTATCTCATGCTACGATAGACGTCATTAAGAAAATGACGCAGGATATTCGTTTTGCACCTTACCTGCaa AGGAAATTTGGATTTCCATTTTCCGATTCAGCCAGACCCTGTGAAGAACTTACAGTCTTACTTGAAAGTATCgggtttaatattaaacattgtgAAATTCAGGCGCAAGATTTTTCCAACATAAATACAAACGCATTTTTAT CTTCTATATTTGCTATGTTTACCTTTTTGGATGCGATGCCACCTATTGAAAAGAAAGAATTCATGGATGACTTTGTACGTGAATATCATAACAAAGTTAATCATGGTAATGAACAACATAATAAAGCAGAAACAATagatttacattattattttatagtttatgcACAAAAAACtaagtaa